One Gimesia aquarii DNA segment encodes these proteins:
- the bioA gene encoding adenosylmethionine--8-amino-7-oxononanoate transaminase has product MHSEELRKIDNEHVWHPFTQMKTHRDENVPMIESGEGFFLKDNEGRAYLDGVSSLWCNVHGHRVPEIDQAIREQLDKIAHTTLLGLASVPSIELASELVKRTPEKLTKVFYSDSGSTAVEIALKMAFQYHAQKQTPDDQPRDLFACMQHAYHGDTIGSVSVGGISIFHEIFGSLLFESIQVPCPTAFHCPEGYSESSYLEYCDQELERLVTANHQRLAAFIIEPLVQGAAGMLMHPPGYLRRVRELTARYGIPLIADEVAVGLGRTGTMFACEQEDVAPDFLCLAKGITGGYLPLAVTMATDEIFNAFEGAPEDYKTFFHGHTYTGNSLACAAALATLKLFDTQQTLENVKENTEILSHRLAELQDHPHVGEIRQKGVMVGIELVSDRETKAAFPMGRRVGHQVTLAARKNGVIVRPLGDVVVLMPAPGMPAELIHQLCDVVFSAIDEVISLQVA; this is encoded by the coding sequence ATGCACTCGGAAGAATTACGAAAAATCGATAATGAACATGTTTGGCATCCTTTCACACAGATGAAAACGCATCGGGATGAAAACGTGCCTATGATCGAATCCGGAGAAGGTTTCTTTTTGAAAGATAATGAAGGGCGCGCTTATCTGGATGGTGTTTCCTCACTTTGGTGTAACGTGCATGGCCATCGTGTTCCAGAAATCGATCAGGCGATTCGAGAGCAATTGGACAAAATCGCGCACACGACTTTATTAGGGCTGGCGAGTGTTCCATCTATCGAGTTAGCAAGCGAGTTAGTAAAGAGAACTCCAGAGAAACTGACGAAAGTATTTTATTCTGACAGTGGTTCGACAGCCGTTGAAATCGCATTGAAAATGGCGTTTCAATATCATGCACAGAAACAGACTCCTGATGATCAACCTCGAGATTTATTTGCCTGTATGCAGCATGCCTATCATGGTGATACCATTGGTTCTGTCAGCGTAGGAGGAATTTCAATTTTTCATGAGATTTTCGGTAGCTTATTGTTTGAATCAATACAAGTGCCCTGTCCGACGGCGTTTCACTGTCCTGAAGGATATTCAGAATCAAGTTACCTGGAATATTGTGATCAGGAGTTGGAACGATTGGTTACAGCGAATCACCAGAGATTGGCTGCTTTTATTATTGAGCCGTTAGTGCAAGGTGCGGCGGGGATGCTGATGCACCCTCCCGGTTACTTAAGGCGTGTGCGTGAATTGACCGCTCGATACGGAATTCCGCTCATTGCCGATGAAGTAGCCGTTGGTCTGGGACGTACTGGAACGATGTTTGCCTGTGAGCAGGAAGACGTAGCTCCTGATTTTCTTTGTCTGGCGAAAGGTATCACTGGAGGCTATCTACCTCTGGCAGTGACGATGGCGACAGATGAAATTTTTAATGCGTTTGAAGGAGCACCCGAAGATTACAAGACATTTTTCCATGGCCATACCTATACTGGTAATTCTCTTGCCTGCGCAGCCGCTCTTGCGACTTTAAAATTATTCGATACTCAACAGACTCTCGAAAATGTTAAAGAGAATACTGAAATTTTATCTCACCGATTGGCTGAACTACAAGATCACCCGCACGTGGGCGAAATCCGTCAAAAAGGAGTGATGGTGGGGATCGAACTGGTGTCAGACCGAGAAACAAAAGCAGCTTTTCCTATGGGCAGGCGAGTCGGGCATCAAGTGACCTTGGCTGCCAGAAAGAATGGAGTGATTGTTCGCCCGTTGGGAGATGTCGTCGTTCTGATGCCCGCACCTGGCATGCCTGCCGAATTAATCCATCAACTTTGTGATGTTGTGTTTTCAGCCATTGATGAAGTGATCAGTTTGCAGGTTGCGTAG
- the lpdA gene encoding dihydrolipoyl dehydrogenase: MPGSATRETDIVVIGGGPGGYPAAFDAADKGFKVIMVNDDVAPGGVCLNRGCIPSKALLHIAKLINETKESSAWGVSFQKPEIDLDKLREFKTKVVTQLTGGISQLAGARHVEIVKGFGRFHDSHSVEVLKPDGTTEMISFKHAVVATGSSPAVPPVFDLDDPRIMDSTGALELADVPDKLLVVGGGYIGLEMGSVYAALGSQVTVVEMTDGLLPGADRDLVRPLQKRLAESFTAIHLNTKVEKLTPDSSGIIADLSGEGVEPQQTFDRVLISIGRRPNNKGIGLENTKLELDERGFIKHDANQRTAEPHIFVIGDIAGEPMLAHKATREAKVAIETIAGEPAQFDNIAIPAVVFTDPEIAWCGITEQEAKDQGLDVEITRFPWAASGRAQTLGRTEGLTKMIFEKKKGRVLGVGIVGPGAGELIAEGVMAVEMAAVAEDVAESIHAHPTLSETMMEAAEGFIGQATHMYKPKRKK; the protein is encoded by the coding sequence ATGCCTGGATCAGCAACCAGAGAAACAGATATTGTGGTCATCGGCGGTGGTCCCGGCGGTTACCCTGCTGCATTCGATGCCGCAGATAAGGGCTTCAAAGTCATCATGGTCAATGATGATGTGGCCCCTGGTGGTGTCTGCCTGAATCGTGGTTGTATTCCTTCCAAAGCGCTTTTACACATTGCCAAACTCATTAATGAAACCAAAGAATCTTCTGCCTGGGGAGTTTCTTTTCAAAAACCCGAAATTGATCTTGATAAATTACGTGAGTTCAAAACCAAAGTAGTCACACAATTGACGGGAGGTATCTCTCAACTCGCGGGCGCACGTCATGTAGAAATCGTGAAAGGATTTGGACGTTTTCACGACTCACATTCCGTTGAAGTCTTGAAGCCAGATGGCACGACGGAAATGATTAGTTTTAAACATGCAGTTGTTGCCACAGGCTCTTCTCCAGCAGTTCCTCCTGTATTTGATCTTGATGATCCTCGAATCATGGATTCAACGGGGGCTCTCGAATTAGCCGATGTGCCCGATAAATTACTAGTCGTAGGTGGTGGATACATTGGTCTTGAAATGGGTAGCGTCTACGCAGCTCTTGGCTCACAGGTTACTGTTGTCGAAATGACTGATGGGTTACTTCCAGGAGCAGACCGCGACTTGGTAAGACCTCTACAAAAACGATTGGCTGAGAGCTTTACCGCAATTCACTTGAATACCAAAGTTGAGAAGCTCACCCCAGATAGTAGCGGGATTATTGCAGACTTATCGGGTGAAGGGGTCGAACCTCAACAAACATTCGACCGGGTACTGATTTCGATTGGACGTCGACCTAACAATAAAGGAATTGGTCTCGAAAATACCAAACTAGAACTCGACGAGCGAGGATTCATTAAACACGATGCCAATCAGCGGACAGCTGAGCCTCATATTTTTGTTATTGGAGATATCGCCGGTGAACCCATGCTGGCACACAAAGCAACTCGTGAAGCGAAAGTAGCCATCGAAACGATTGCCGGTGAACCAGCTCAGTTTGACAACATTGCAATTCCCGCAGTTGTCTTTACCGACCCCGAGATCGCCTGGTGTGGTATCACTGAACAAGAGGCGAAAGATCAGGGACTCGATGTGGAAATTACCCGGTTCCCCTGGGCTGCCTCAGGACGAGCACAAACGCTGGGCCGCACGGAAGGACTTACGAAAATGATCTTCGAAAAGAAAAAGGGACGTGTCCTCGGAGTTGGAATCGTGGGCCCCGGCGCAGGGGAGCTGATCGCAGAAGGAGTTATGGCAGTTGAAATGGCAGCGGTTGCAGAGGATGTTGCTGAAAGCATCCATGCTCATCCCACGCTTTCTGAAACCATGATGGAAGCTGCCGAAGGTTTCATTGGACAAGCCACCCATATGTATAAACCAAAGCGAAAAAAGTAA